In Desulfobotulus pelophilus, the following proteins share a genomic window:
- a CDS encoding M14/M99 family metallopeptidase translates to MSARSNGNFKTDGGQVSMVSAWGLRKEVFGKLAFLAVTVIMFLSLEFSAYARCGIETWFEDEEFVLNVYRVCGEKAGKTLMIIGGIQGDEPGGFLAADHYADIRLRQGNLILIPRANLPSIMESRRQIHVDMNRSFGESSFNETYERSVTEVLQALMAESDLLLNLHDGSGFFSPTWLSEDRNPLRYGQSIIADASRYRKENGDVLMLETIATEVVERMNRNIENPDHHFHFNNHRTLEDDSPHWEQRRSATFYALTHRNIPAFGVEASKSLPMELKIKHHILAINAFMDFLGIIPETPPVRTEPPALGFLVIAVEGQTPVAVEKNQILQLSRGSIITVSHIVSNYSRGFSVRIDGFDGRNYMGQPVVLNESTRIRVFKDHQPCGSVGIDIREKVRIPDSVVRDPEDEALRYEVRINERIVWLEDGATLDVPYGAIMEIVSVTSGKIDPVDLIVNFKGFVPDVDVNTGEDRGYPIDTAKDLWVRYSEGREGLVYPVETSLYGKRIGGFRVRLVP, encoded by the coding sequence ATGTCTGCCCGGAGTAATGGAAACTTTAAAACGGATGGGGGGCAGGTTTCCATGGTGAGTGCGTGGGGATTGAGGAAGGAAGTCTTCGGAAAGCTTGCCTTTTTAGCCGTAACGGTCATTATGTTTTTATCGTTAGAATTTTCTGCTTATGCACGCTGCGGCATTGAAACCTGGTTTGAAGACGAAGAATTTGTTCTGAATGTATATCGCGTATGTGGTGAAAAGGCTGGGAAAACCCTCATGATTATTGGTGGTATACAGGGCGATGAACCAGGAGGGTTTCTGGCAGCAGATCATTATGCTGATATCAGACTCCGTCAAGGTAATCTGATCCTGATACCCCGGGCGAACCTTCCTTCCATTATGGAGAGTCGTCGTCAGATTCATGTCGATATGAACCGGAGTTTTGGGGAAAGCAGCTTCAATGAAACCTATGAAAGAAGCGTTACTGAAGTCCTTCAGGCCCTTATGGCGGAAAGTGACCTGCTTTTAAATCTGCATGACGGATCGGGCTTCTTCTCCCCGACATGGCTCTCAGAAGACAGAAATCCCCTCCGTTACGGGCAGTCAATCATCGCAGATGCATCCCGGTACCGGAAAGAAAACGGGGATGTTCTGATGCTTGAAACCATTGCTACTGAAGTTGTGGAACGTATGAATCGGAATATAGAAAATCCGGATCATCATTTTCATTTTAATAATCACCGAACGCTGGAAGATGATTCACCCCATTGGGAACAGCGCCGCTCAGCAACATTTTATGCCCTTACCCACCGCAATATTCCAGCCTTCGGTGTGGAAGCCAGCAAGTCCCTCCCAATGGAACTAAAGATTAAGCATCACATCCTTGCCATTAATGCGTTTATGGATTTTCTTGGTATTATACCGGAAACTCCCCCCGTACGGACCGAACCGCCCGCGCTTGGTTTCCTTGTTATTGCCGTTGAAGGTCAGACTCCGGTAGCTGTGGAGAAAAATCAGATTCTGCAGCTTTCTAGAGGATCCATTATTACAGTTTCACACATTGTGTCCAATTATTCGAGAGGTTTTTCAGTACGTATTGATGGATTTGATGGCAGAAATTATATGGGACAGCCCGTAGTCCTGAATGAGTCAACCAGAATACGTGTGTTTAAGGATCACCAACCCTGTGGGTCTGTTGGGATCGATATCAGAGAAAAGGTCAGGATACCGGACTCCGTAGTGAGGGATCCTGAGGATGAAGCGTTGCGTTATGAGGTGCGTATTAATGAGAGAATTGTCTGGCTTGAGGACGGCGCAACTCTTGATGTGCCTTATGGCGCGATCATGGAAATTGTGAGTGTGACATCTGGGAAGATAGATCCTGTTGACCTCATAGTAAATTTTAAAGGGTTTGTTCCGGATGTTGATGTCAATACTGGTGAAGACAGGGGCTACCCCATTGATACAGCAAAAGATTTATGGGTCCGGTATTCCGAAGGGCGTGAAGGGCTGGTTTACCCGGTGGAAACGTCTCTTTATGGAAAGAGAATTGGTGGGTTTCGGGTTCGTCTTGTCCCTTAG
- the tsaA gene encoding tRNA (N6-threonylcarbamoyladenosine(37)-N6)-methyltransferase TrmO, translated as MADKYSFSPIAEIRSCFQEKFGIPRQAGLAPSAFATIHMHPEYASPEAVRGLEAFSHIWVIFLFHAHVGLPWQATVRPPRLGGNRRMGVYATRSPFRPNPVGLSVVVLERVDVDKGMVTLHVSGGDFMDKTPVVDIKPYIPYGDVVENASGGFATGAPEVFWDVYFSKSAVSVCEMELQAGRRDLRPLIREILCMDPRPAYSKRKGPFGTRVAGYEVRWLFGERGVEVTDLIPVE; from the coding sequence GTGGCCGATAAGTATTCTTTCTCACCCATTGCAGAAATCCGTTCCTGTTTTCAGGAAAAATTCGGGATCCCTAGACAGGCGGGGCTTGCACCTTCTGCTTTTGCAACTATCCACATGCACCCTGAATATGCCTCGCCTGAAGCCGTACGGGGGCTTGAAGCATTTTCTCATATCTGGGTGATTTTTCTTTTTCATGCTCATGTCGGTTTACCCTGGCAGGCAACGGTCAGGCCACCGCGCCTTGGGGGGAATCGGCGCATGGGTGTATACGCTACCCGAAGCCCATTCCGACCCAATCCTGTAGGGTTGTCTGTCGTTGTCCTGGAAAGGGTTGATGTGGATAAGGGGATGGTTACTCTTCATGTTTCCGGTGGTGATTTTATGGATAAAACACCTGTTGTGGATATTAAGCCCTATATCCCTTACGGTGATGTGGTGGAAAATGCATCAGGAGGCTTTGCCACAGGGGCTCCGGAAGTGTTTTGGGATGTATATTTCAGTAAAAGTGCTGTTTCTGTATGTGAGATGGAACTACAGGCTGGAAGAAGAGATTTACGCCCTCTCATTCGTGAAATATTGTGCATGGATCCGAGGCCAGCTTATTCGAAAAGGAAAGGTCCGTTCGGTACGAGGGTTGCGGGTTATGAAGTTCGCTGGCTATTTGGTGAAAGGGGTGTGGAGGTTACGGATTTAATCCCTGTGGAATAA
- a CDS encoding ParA family protein — protein sequence MIRVVFNQKGGVGKSTIACNLAAVAASRGKQVLVVDLDSQCNASQYLSGKGRVPQEGVTDFFKDHLYVSFFQSKSFASIIQATPFKGLFMAAASPELEELGPKLESRYKMFKLKEALRQLQGYDEIYVDTPPALNFFSRSALIAADTCIVPFDCDAFSQYALQTLSQGIEEIRSDHNASLRLEGVVINHFQARASFPAKAVARVEEAGYPVLPAYISYSVRIRESHFAGEPMAFFDPRHKLALEFEALYSCLDEGRGSSM from the coding sequence ATGATTCGTGTCGTGTTCAACCAGAAAGGCGGCGTAGGGAAATCAACCATTGCCTGTAATCTTGCTGCTGTGGCTGCAAGCAGGGGTAAGCAGGTTCTTGTGGTGGATCTGGACAGCCAGTGCAATGCTTCTCAGTATCTTTCCGGCAAGGGCCGTGTGCCCCAGGAAGGTGTGACAGATTTTTTTAAAGATCATTTGTACGTCAGCTTTTTTCAGTCGAAATCCTTTGCTTCCATTATTCAGGCTACACCATTTAAGGGGCTTTTTATGGCTGCTGCCAGTCCTGAACTTGAAGAGTTGGGGCCTAAACTGGAAAGCCGCTACAAGATGTTCAAGTTGAAAGAGGCTTTACGACAACTACAAGGATATGATGAGATTTATGTGGACACGCCACCGGCATTGAATTTTTTTAGTCGATCAGCATTGATAGCGGCAGACACATGCATTGTGCCCTTTGACTGTGATGCCTTCAGCCAGTATGCTTTGCAAACTTTGTCACAGGGAATTGAGGAGATACGATCTGACCATAATGCATCTCTTCGCCTTGAGGGAGTTGTTATTAATCATTTTCAGGCAAGGGCTAGTTTTCCCGCCAAAGCCGTTGCGCGGGTTGAAGAGGCAGGATATCCGGTTTTACCGGCGTATATATCCTATTCCGTGCGGATCCGGGAGTCGCATTTTGCGGGTGAGCCCATGGCATTTTTTGATCCTCGGCACAAGCTTGCCCTTGAGTTTGAAGCATTGTACAGCTGTCTTGATGAGGGGCGTGGATCGTCGATGTAA
- a CDS encoding bactofilin family protein: MGKVKNLSIIDSDLRVEGVLNAKGRLVIKGTVRGTISGATVVIAEEGRVYCDATVEELTIGGVFEGNIQAQERVVILSTGRCAGTVSCKDLVVESGGIVNAEVTCTREKDARNKGVAEKGGEPKKSEAEKGEKTDKIRQVL; encoded by the coding sequence GTGGGAAAGGTAAAAAATCTGTCCATTATCGACAGTGACTTGCGCGTGGAGGGAGTCCTGAATGCAAAAGGACGGCTGGTGATCAAAGGTACGGTCCGGGGAACCATTTCAGGTGCTACTGTTGTGATTGCTGAGGAAGGAAGGGTCTATTGTGATGCTACTGTGGAGGAGCTGACCATAGGTGGTGTTTTTGAAGGCAATATTCAAGCCCAGGAGCGTGTGGTCATTCTGTCTACAGGGCGATGCGCAGGTACGGTAAGTTGCAAGGATCTTGTGGTAGAGAGCGGTGGCATTGTCAATGCTGAAGTGACCTGTACACGGGAAAAGGATGCGCGGAATAAGGGCGTTGCAGAAAAAGGGGGGGAGCCTAAGAAATCAGAGGCTGAAAAAGGAGAAAAGACAGATAAAATTCGGCAGGTTTTGTGA
- the ruvB gene encoding Holliday junction branch migration DNA helicase RuvB, translating to MDKQESPLLYSSDIRGVLNPEAEPEDLEESLFSLRPGSLSEYVGQAETVETLQIAIAAARKRGESLEHALLHGPPGLGKTTLAHIIAHEMGGRLTLTSGPALEKAGDLVGILTHLGDGDILFIDEIHRLPRAVEEFLYSAMEDFAIDFVFDKGVHARSHRYRLKRFVLVGATTRVGLLSAPLRDRFGIFRSLDFYDDADLVRIVMRSASLLGVPLLREGAETLAKRSRGTPRIANRLLKRVRDYAQVRGDGRIYEDTVSKALTLEGIDTMGLTPLDRRYLQTILSFYNGGPVGIEAIAATLQEESDTLVDVVEPYLLKIGFVIRTSAGRRLGSAAYEHLGFPLPQD from the coding sequence ATGGATAAACAGGAATCTCCTCTTTTATATTCATCCGATATCCGGGGAGTGCTAAATCCGGAGGCGGAACCGGAGGATTTGGAAGAAAGCCTCTTTTCCCTGCGGCCTGGGAGTCTGAGCGAGTATGTTGGGCAGGCGGAAACGGTTGAAACCCTTCAGATAGCCATTGCCGCAGCCCGTAAACGAGGTGAGTCTCTGGAGCACGCGCTGCTTCATGGCCCTCCGGGTTTAGGTAAAACTACCCTTGCCCATATTATAGCCCATGAAATGGGAGGGCGGTTGACTCTTACGTCAGGGCCTGCGCTGGAGAAGGCTGGAGATCTTGTGGGGATTCTTACCCATCTGGGAGATGGGGATATCCTCTTCATTGATGAAATACACCGGCTTCCAAGGGCCGTAGAAGAGTTTCTCTATTCAGCAATGGAAGATTTTGCTATTGACTTTGTTTTTGATAAGGGTGTTCATGCGCGGAGTCATCGGTATCGCCTGAAACGTTTTGTTTTGGTTGGAGCGACCACAAGGGTGGGGCTGCTTTCGGCACCTCTAAGGGATCGGTTTGGTATTTTCCGCAGCCTTGATTTCTATGATGATGCGGATCTTGTACGCATTGTTATGCGTTCAGCTTCGCTTCTGGGGGTTCCTCTTTTACGTGAAGGCGCAGAGACGCTTGCGAAGCGCAGCCGTGGAACTCCACGCATTGCCAACCGTCTTTTGAAGCGGGTGCGGGATTATGCACAGGTTCGCGGGGATGGTCGAATTTACGAAGACACTGTGAGCAAGGCTTTAACACTTGAGGGGATAGATACCATGGGGCTGACTCCTCTGGACAGACGCTACTTGCAGACTATTCTGAGTTTTTATAATGGCGGGCCTGTCGGTATAGAGGCCATTGCTGCAACGCTGCAGGAAGAGAGCGACACCCTTGTGGATGTTGTGGAGCCGTACCTGCTGAAAATAGGGTTTGTGATCCGGACTTCCGCAGGGCGACGGTTGGGAAGTGCAGCCTATGAGCATCTTGGATTCCCTTTGCCGCAAGACTGA
- a CDS encoding TIGR04211 family SH3 domain-containing protein, which produces MRDSHFFWIFFFLILTLPFSSMAGTAYVTDSLQISVRRGPTTEHRILRFIHSGHPVKILEENDGWSRIVTIERGDTAPVTGWVLARYLTRNLPLEVQNHQLAEDNERLRQQFDQTDKAWKESEEKIKILSDKLSVTRSELEQTRQDLDRLTEESSGYLTLRQKSSNLEKERDALLEENILLRAQSRNHTLLIGGVLVFSGMLTGFLWGRRQKRYSGRLL; this is translated from the coding sequence ATGCGAGATTCTCATTTTTTCTGGATATTTTTTTTTCTCATTCTGACATTACCTTTTTCAAGTATGGCTGGCACAGCCTATGTGACTGATTCCCTGCAGATCAGTGTACGGAGAGGGCCGACCACAGAGCATAGAATTCTGCGATTTATCCACTCAGGTCACCCTGTAAAAATTCTGGAAGAAAATGACGGATGGTCCCGCATTGTTACCATCGAGAGGGGAGACACGGCACCGGTCACAGGATGGGTTCTGGCCCGTTACCTTACCCGGAACCTTCCCTTAGAGGTACAGAACCACCAACTGGCAGAAGATAATGAAAGGCTCAGGCAGCAGTTCGATCAAACAGACAAAGCCTGGAAAGAAAGCGAAGAAAAAATAAAAATTCTGTCTGACAAGCTCTCTGTAACCCGCAGCGAACTGGAACAGACCCGTCAGGATCTCGACCGGCTAACAGAAGAATCTTCCGGGTATCTCACACTCAGGCAAAAATCCAGCAATCTTGAAAAAGAAAGAGATGCACTACTTGAAGAAAATATACTGCTCCGCGCTCAAAGCAGGAACCACACCCTTCTCATCGGCGGAGTTCTCGTTTTTAGCGGAATGCTCACCGGTTTTCTATGGGGCCGCAGGCAGAAACGCTATTCTGGCCGCCTGCTCTGA
- a CDS encoding crossover junction endodeoxyribonuclease RuvC, translating to MVTILGLDPGLARTGIGLVRGNGLNVTSYAFGCIETPKKDPLAKRIHQIYTQVSCLLEKEAPSLIIVEDIFSLQQYPKSGILLGKVTGALLVAGCEKNIPVREVAVREAKKILTGTGSASKVQLEKAVRHAVCHPDCIRPDHASDALALALVGLYRFS from the coding sequence ATGGTGACAATCCTGGGGCTGGATCCGGGGCTAGCCAGAACGGGAATTGGCCTTGTCCGGGGGAATGGGCTCAATGTGACGAGTTATGCCTTTGGTTGTATAGAGACACCCAAAAAAGATCCCTTAGCAAAGCGGATCCACCAGATCTATACGCAGGTCTCCTGTCTACTGGAGAAGGAAGCTCCGAGCCTGATCATAGTGGAAGATATTTTTTCTCTGCAGCAATATCCAAAATCTGGGATTCTTTTGGGAAAGGTCACCGGAGCACTTCTGGTTGCCGGATGTGAAAAGAATATCCCTGTGCGTGAAGTAGCTGTAAGGGAGGCAAAAAAAATTTTAACGGGCACTGGCAGTGCATCCAAGGTGCAGCTTGAGAAGGCAGTCAGGCATGCTGTCTGTCATCCTGATTGTATACGTCCGGATCATGCTTCTGATGCTTTGGCTTTGGCCCTTGTGGGTTTGTATCGTTTTTCCTGA
- the ruvA gene encoding Holliday junction branch migration protein RuvA, with protein MIAYLEGTLFKKEEDRIILLVQQVGYEIFLPAVVLEALKNRETGTPLALHIYYHQTERQPRPVLIGFHTENEKEFFQLFLTVEDIGPVKAAKALTKPVGEIARLIEAGDASGLAGLKGIGKRTAQKIVATLGGKTERFLDSPSPVREAVAMELVEKYFVPSVIDVMVHQLGHKHAEAVRMVESALLRCPDINTPEALLEEVYRGREAGGS; from the coding sequence ATGATTGCCTATCTGGAAGGCACTCTTTTTAAAAAAGAAGAAGACCGTATTATACTTCTGGTGCAGCAGGTGGGCTATGAGATTTTTTTGCCTGCCGTGGTGCTGGAGGCTCTTAAAAACAGAGAAACCGGCACTCCCCTTGCCCTGCATATCTACTACCATCAGACGGAGCGGCAGCCCCGTCCCGTCCTCATTGGTTTTCATACAGAAAATGAAAAAGAATTTTTTCAGCTTTTTCTTACCGTGGAAGACATAGGCCCCGTTAAAGCAGCAAAGGCTCTGACAAAGCCCGTGGGAGAAATAGCCAGGCTGATTGAGGCTGGCGATGCGTCTGGTCTGGCAGGTCTCAAGGGAATTGGTAAACGAACAGCCCAGAAAATTGTGGCAACTCTGGGAGGAAAGACAGAGCGGTTTTTGGATAGTCCTTCCCCGGTTAGAGAAGCTGTGGCAATGGAGTTAGTGGAAAAATATTTTGTGCCTTCGGTGATCGATGTCATGGTTCATCAGTTGGGCCATAAACATGCAGAGGCCGTAAGAATGGTAGAAAGTGCCCTGTTGCGCTGTCCGGACATAAACACGCCGGAAGCATTGCTGGAAGAAGTGTACAGGGGTAGGGAAGCAGGAGGTTCATAA
- a CDS encoding L,D-transpeptidase family protein has protein sequence MAYMRTFLFGCLSFLLAYPAQAVTKIPDVFLYAESRPFTAVVVEKSTQNLMVYVKNEEDMLYLRHLFPCSTGEVSGDKQVSGDRKTPEGVYFFLTEFEERYLAPIYGTGAFPIDYPNFMDQRAGKTGNAIWLHGTNKALRPQDTNGCVALENQHLDAMRGDIRLLRSPMIVVENLAYHSDYPPKNDVSRLTGLIAAWTEGLRGDSYHAYLEQYSRDFLPDVSWWQDWLSLREILEESIPEFRFEIEGLDLFQVSGRVTGIFDLVVRVGDASRNLGTRILYMEPDDKGRMRIVGDPWLAPPESPVPIGEPLLAGLQSFEEVWDAEDQIVRMVDDWLVAWSSQEIAPYAAFYASDFRSQGKNRNAWVRYKEGLNRQYSFIQVTREGPLEIRMRGQGRAVVRFVQRYESSGFETRGRKRLDLIREGGRWKIYREIWEG, from the coding sequence ATGGCTTATATGAGGACGTTTCTGTTTGGATGTTTATCCTTTCTGCTGGCTTACCCTGCCCAGGCGGTTACAAAGATTCCAGATGTCTTTTTGTATGCGGAATCAAGGCCTTTTACCGCTGTTGTTGTGGAAAAATCTACGCAGAATCTCATGGTTTATGTAAAAAATGAGGAGGATATGCTCTATCTTCGTCATCTTTTTCCCTGTTCTACGGGAGAGGTTTCCGGAGACAAACAGGTTTCCGGTGATAGAAAAACGCCGGAAGGTGTTTATTTTTTTCTTACGGAGTTTGAGGAACGGTATCTGGCTCCCATTTATGGTACGGGTGCTTTTCCCATTGACTATCCCAATTTTATGGATCAGAGGGCGGGAAAAACCGGAAATGCCATATGGCTGCATGGCACAAACAAGGCTCTGCGCCCTCAGGATACCAATGGATGTGTGGCCCTTGAGAATCAGCATCTTGATGCCATGCGTGGTGATATACGGCTTCTCAGGAGTCCTATGATTGTTGTGGAGAACCTCGCATATCATTCTGACTATCCCCCGAAAAATGACGTAAGCAGGCTGACGGGACTCATTGCTGCCTGGACGGAAGGGCTTCGTGGGGACTCTTACCATGCTTATCTTGAGCAATACAGCCGGGATTTTCTGCCGGATGTTTCCTGGTGGCAGGACTGGCTTTCACTGCGTGAAATATTGGAAGAAAGTATCCCTGAATTCCGGTTTGAAATTGAAGGGCTTGATCTGTTCCAGGTATCTGGCAGGGTAACGGGAATTTTTGATCTTGTGGTCCGCGTAGGAGATGCAAGCAGGAATCTTGGAACCAGAATTTTATATATGGAGCCGGATGATAAGGGAAGGATGCGAATTGTTGGAGATCCATGGCTGGCTCCGCCAGAGTCACCCGTACCAATAGGAGAACCTCTTCTGGCCGGGCTTCAGTCTTTTGAGGAAGTATGGGATGCGGAAGACCAGATTGTCCGCATGGTTGATGACTGGCTTGTGGCCTGGTCCAGCCAGGAAATAGCTCCTTATGCAGCATTTTATGCCAGTGATTTTCGTTCACAAGGAAAGAACCGCAACGCATGGGTCCGCTATAAAGAAGGGCTGAATCGTCAATACAGTTTTATTCAGGTAACAAGGGAGGGGCCGTTAGAGATTCGCATGAGAGGGCAGGGACGGGCTGTGGTTCGTTTCGTCCAGCGTTATGAGTCCAGCGGTTTTGAAACCCGGGGCCGTAAACGGCTTGACCTGATACGTGAGGGCGGTCGATGGAAGATTTACAGAGAGATATGGGAAGGCTGA
- a CDS encoding class IV adenylate cyclase, with translation MNHNDLEIEVKFHISNPAGFRNLILAQNGISMGKIFEKNTLFDTPDLRLRKQGILLRLRQAENCIMTVKSHPGNHHDPDFKILQETETVVGSFTDARQAFRTLGYTHETIYEKYRESFHLKGVEVCLDQMPFGFFAELEGTKNNIRTIAGLLGLDWCMRQTLSYRALFERLAQHHGYSFSDITFTAFQNMPADISAILS, from the coding sequence ATGAACCATAATGACCTCGAAATCGAAGTAAAATTTCATATATCAAACCCTGCAGGGTTTCGCAACCTGATTCTTGCACAGAATGGCATATCGATGGGGAAAATATTTGAAAAAAACACCCTGTTCGACACTCCCGACCTCCGACTGAGGAAGCAAGGCATCCTTCTCCGACTGCGTCAGGCTGAAAACTGTATCATGACCGTTAAAAGCCATCCCGGCAACCATCACGACCCCGACTTCAAAATTCTTCAAGAAACAGAAACTGTCGTTGGCAGCTTCACAGACGCGAGGCAAGCGTTCCGTACACTGGGTTACACCCATGAAACAATATATGAAAAATACAGGGAGTCATTTCATCTCAAAGGGGTTGAAGTCTGCCTTGATCAAATGCCTTTTGGTTTTTTTGCTGAACTTGAAGGTACCAAAAACAATATCCGAACAATAGCCGGACTTCTCGGACTGGACTGGTGCATGCGACAGACACTGAGCTACCGGGCACTTTTCGAACGCCTTGCACAGCATCATGGGTATTCATTCTCAGACATCACTTTCACGGCTTTTCAGAACATGCCTGCAGATATTTCAGCAATCCTGTCTTAA
- the rpsI gene encoding 30S ribosomal protein S9, producing the protein MEQNSIYATGKRKTSMARTWIRPGSGKITVNGMDVENYFKIDTHRLVLGQPLSLTERSDRYDVMVTVKGGGISGQAGAVRHGITKALLEAEPELRAVLKKAGFITRDARVKERKKYGQRAARARFQFSKR; encoded by the coding sequence ATGGAACAAAACAGCATTTACGCAACTGGAAAACGAAAAACATCCATGGCACGTACGTGGATTCGGCCTGGATCCGGTAAAATTACGGTAAATGGCATGGATGTTGAGAACTATTTTAAAATTGATACCCATCGTCTGGTTCTTGGCCAGCCCTTATCTCTCACGGAACGATCTGATCGTTACGATGTTATGGTAACCGTAAAGGGCGGGGGAATTTCGGGTCAGGCAGGAGCGGTACGTCATGGGATAACCAAGGCGTTACTGGAAGCAGAGCCGGAATTGAGAGCTGTGCTGAAAAAAGCAGGCTTTATTACAAGGGATGCCCGCGTTAAAGAGCGGAAAAAATATGGTCAGCGGGCTGCACGTGCGCGCTTCCAGTTCTCCAAACGCTAA
- a CDS encoding glyceraldehyde 3-phosphate dehydrogenase NAD-binding domain-containing protein — MTIRLGINGYGRIGRCVLRALYESHHRNAMRIVAINDPADMAAMAHLTRYDSTHGPFRKKVAFHNDELYVGEDSISVTHSPELDGLPWADLGVDVLLECSGVWVRRQDAEKHKAMGAKKVLFSNPAEADVDATVVFGLNDANLSKTDTIVSNASCTTNCICHVIDALDKAVGISGGVITTTHSVMNDQPVIDAYHHSDLRRTRCAGFSIVPVETGLARGIDRIFPHLQGCFQAVSLRVPTMNVSMMQLTARVEKSVNIRGVNDIIKEAALPRPSVMGYTEELLVSCDFNGDARSVIVDGTQTRVVGNRMVTVLAWFDNEWGYANRMLDTAEVLGRIAEGSSV, encoded by the coding sequence ATGACCATCAGGCTTGGAATTAATGGGTATGGCAGAATCGGTCGGTGTGTGTTGCGTGCACTTTATGAGTCACACCATAGGAATGCCATGCGCATAGTCGCAATTAATGACCCTGCGGATATGGCTGCCATGGCCCACCTCACCCGCTACGATTCAACCCATGGACCGTTCCGAAAAAAGGTAGCCTTCCATAACGATGAGCTTTATGTGGGGGAGGATTCAATTTCGGTTACCCATAGCCCGGAGCTTGATGGCCTTCCGTGGGCAGATCTCGGGGTTGATGTGCTGCTTGAGTGTTCCGGTGTTTGGGTCCGGCGGCAGGATGCAGAGAAGCACAAGGCCATGGGAGCTAAAAAAGTTCTTTTTTCAAATCCAGCAGAGGCAGATGTGGATGCCACGGTAGTGTTTGGCTTAAATGACGCAAACCTCTCAAAAACCGATACTATTGTATCCAATGCCTCTTGCACCACAAACTGTATTTGTCACGTGATCGACGCACTGGATAAGGCTGTGGGGATATCCGGAGGCGTTATTACGACCACCCACTCCGTGATGAATGATCAGCCGGTTATTGATGCCTATCATCATAGTGACCTTCGTCGTACAAGGTGTGCCGGTTTTTCCATTGTGCCTGTTGAAACGGGGCTGGCGAGGGGGATTGACCGCATATTCCCTCATCTGCAGGGGTGTTTTCAGGCTGTGAGTCTTCGGGTCCCTACCATGAATGTTTCCATGATGCAGCTCACGGCTCGGGTTGAAAAGTCTGTGAACATACGCGGTGTCAATGATATTATCAAAGAAGCTGCGTTGCCAAGGCCCTCGGTCATGGGTTACACGGAAGAACTGCTTGTATCATGTGATTTCAACGGAGACGCACGTTCGGTTATTGTGGATGGAACCCAGACCCGTGTGGTGGGGAATCGTATGGTGACGGTGTTGGCCTGGTTTGACAACGAGTGGGGGTATGCCAACCGCATGCTTGATACTGCTGAGGTTTTGGGTAGAATTGCTGAGGGTAGTTCAGTCTGA
- the rplM gene encoding 50S ribosomal protein L13, which produces MKKYTYSAKKADNQGKWWVIDAEDMILGRLASLIASRIRGKHNPLYTPHADTGDSIVVVNAEKVRLTGRKWAQKTYYRHSGYTGNLKSITAEKLREKRPEDLLRFAVRGMLPKNSLGRDLRKKLHVYAGPTHPHVAQQPEELKLQ; this is translated from the coding sequence GTGAAAAAATATACTTACAGCGCAAAAAAAGCAGACAACCAGGGAAAATGGTGGGTTATTGATGCTGAGGATATGATCCTCGGGCGTCTGGCTTCCCTGATTGCATCCCGTATCAGGGGCAAGCACAATCCTCTTTATACACCCCATGCAGATACCGGTGATTCCATTGTGGTTGTGAATGCAGAGAAGGTGCGGTTAACCGGCCGTAAATGGGCCCAGAAAACCTATTACCGTCACAGTGGATATACAGGTAATCTGAAATCCATTACCGCGGAAAAACTTCGGGAAAAACGTCCTGAGGATCTTCTGCGGTTTGCTGTTCGTGGTATGCTGCCCAAAAACAGCCTGGGGCGTGATCTCCGTAAGAAATTGCATGTATATGCCGGTCCGACGCATCCCCATGTGGCGCAGCAGCCGGAAGAACTTAAACTGCAGTAA